Proteins encoded in a region of the Neodiprion lecontei isolate iyNeoLeco1 chromosome 5, iyNeoLeco1.1, whole genome shotgun sequence genome:
- the LOC124294627 gene encoding uncharacterized protein LOC124294627 → MLDYSESRLASVTMIMTKVGYHEVTGCYGETDAISFTKRRFPGRAATGLAPSTNCKLVPTAILQYCVHCTSIRDTAQRDAARRDATTWLTMTWANDSRFDIIM, encoded by the exons ATGCTCGATTATTCTGAATCCCGATTGGCATCTGTAACGATGATTATGACCAAGGTTGGTTATCACGAGGTCACAGGATGTTATGGTGAAACTGACGCAATTTCTTTCACAAAGAGG AGATTCCCCGGGCGAGCAGCGACGGGACTTGCGCCAAGTACTAACTGTAAGCTGGTACCAACGGCAATACTGCAATATTGTGTACACTGTACATCTATACGTGATACGG CACAACGCGATGCCGCGCGACGAGACGCGACGACGTGGCTGACCATGACCTGGGCTAACGATTCTCGATTCGACATTATAATGTAG